Proteins from a single region of Amblyomma americanum isolate KBUSLIRL-KWMA chromosome 10, ASM5285725v1, whole genome shotgun sequence:
- the LOC144107527 gene encoding uncharacterized protein LOC144107527, with amino-acid sequence MSSYRCESCKFVGKNRKHLTNHVSLNHSSRVYKCSLCAFVTRYQANFHRHRRSIHKLKGANICEMCGQLCDNQDELVAHTSNEHPQFLDVLLRKLETKGVCYAKYAAKMKMEGGDTARASAEKIVENNREPELGTGDVSDQIRLQNGVLEEQNECAKQSKKRRHESSPPVSNKKGRTGRRTYTCAECDLVTKCPREFLSHRSDVHGDCNSIHECPFCEYASKQPQNLQSHCKIVHKEEMYGEKSRHLVKTGSPESSPSPSAEIKVHIQEKVFKCSSCTFHAKSKIHVEEHEKTVHLKQCFYRCQQCSYVCHEKGRYTRHMRFHSLPKIKCQFCNYQTGYKWNMDRHLKRHTSKGASKGAKFQCVLCSYRCRNTGVLTSHMKFHKADCRSLDLNRMKTLCENLNALPSRPAVAKKRVPESAAVVAQRSEISALKDKLKSPSCKKIFSYLCDKCPAMFKSPYDLDTHKAYHNSAHPYPCHHCDYRARHKGHLHKHLLVHTPEYAEHLNGSALVEIRSQQPESATPPAAPAAADQMLLLEKAETSAFVDAGSQSMGVQLHRCISCPAAFQKPTTLEYHLSLHGSAGVYACHFCNYAANSAANLSTHMHLHYRGALKQKQLPKMFRCDKCPASFSRYSRFESHLTLHGRNERFRCSHCDYSVKFAVNLTKHRKLHEVLVPKSKQPKVEPPAPLTVSSSPQPPENGSEPSTAVPLLDSTPTAATPAVVEEKRVYICSKCPYAFHRSETVVNHVQHHGTSEGLCCTFCDYRSTHMSTIRDHTRCHFQPMHRYKPQAYMKYDSFEIWSTASDGTRTLVFRDLGDEKYFPKLDTSEDDTLLSPASTPASSGSCSASTASSTPQLQLNKDLKPAVLKPVKRET; translated from the coding sequence ATGTCTAGTTATAGGTGTGAAAGCTGCAAGTTTGTTGGAAAGAACAGAAAACACCTAACGAACCATGTATCCTTAAACCACAGCAGCCGTGTGTATAAGTGTAGCCTTTGTGCATTTGTTACTCGCTACCAGGCCAACTTTCACCGGCACAGACGGAGCATCCACAAGCTTAAAGGGGCTAACATTTGTGAAATGTGTGGCCAGCTGTGTGACAACCAAGATGAGCTTGTGGCACATACATCTAATGAACACCCGCAGTTCTTGGATGTGCTACTGAGGAAGCTGGAAACCAAGGGAGTGTGCTATGCTAAGTATGCTGCAAAAATGAAGATGGAAGGTGGAGACACTGCCCGTGCATCTGCTGAAAAAATAGTTGAAAACAACCGTGAGCCAGAACTGGGCACTGGCGATGTTAGTGATCAGATTCGCCTGCAAAATGGTGTTCTTGAAGAGCAGAATGAATGTGCTAAACAGTCAAAAAAGAGGCGTCACGAGAGTTCACCAcctgtgtctaacaaaaaagggCGTACAGGAAGACGAACCTATACCTGTGCTGAATGCGACTTGGTAACAAAATGCCCACGAGAATTTCTCAGCCATAGGAGCGATGTTCATGGGGATTGCAATAGCATTCATGAATGCCCTTTTTGTGAGTATGCTTCCAAACAGCCACAGAATCTACAGAGCCACTGCAAAATTGTTCACAAGGAGGAGATGTATGGTGAAAAGTCGCGGCATTTGGTCAAAACAGGATCACCTGAATCGTCACCATCCCCTTCTGCTGAAATCAAAGTGCACATTCAAGAGAAAGTGTTCAAGTGTAGCAGCTGTACCTTCCATGCAAAGAGCAAAATTCATGTGGAAGAACATGAAAAGACAGTGCATCTGAAGCAGTGCTTCTATCGTTGCCAGCAGTGTAGCTATGTGTGCCACGAAAAAGGTCGTTACACTCGCCATATGCGTTTTCACAGTTTACCAAAAATCAAATGTCAATTCTGCAACTACCAGACTGGCTACAAATGGAACATGGATCGGCACCTCAAGCGCCATACTTCAAAGGGGGCTTCGAAGGGAGCTAAATTCCAGTGTGTTCTTTGTAGCTACCGATGCAGAAACACTGGCGTTCTCACCAGCCACATGAAGTTTCACAAAGCAGATTGCCGATCACTGGACTTGAACCGTATGAAGACACTTTGTGAAAATCTCAATGCACTGCCTTCCAGGCCAGCAGTTGCCAAAAAGAGAGTTCCCGAGTCAGCAGCTGTAGTTGCACAAAGGTCTGAGATCTCGGCATTAAAGGACAAGCTGAAGTCACCATCATGCAAGAAGATATTCAGCTACCTTTGTGACAAATGCCCTGCCATGTTCAAAAGTCCCTACGACTTGGACACGCATAAGGCGTACCACAATTCTGCTCATCCGTATCCATGTCACCATTGTGATTACAGAGCCAGACACAAGGGTCATCTGCACAAGCACCTTCTTGTCCATACACCAGAATATGCAGAACACCTGAATGGCTCTGCATTAGTTGAGATTCGCAGCCAGCAGCCAGAGTCCGCCACCCCTCCTGCAGCTCCAGCTGCTGCTGATCAGATGTTACTTCTGGAGAAAGCCGAGACTAGTGCCTTTGTGGATGCTGGCTCTCAGAGCATGGGAGTCCAGTTGCACCGCTGTATTAGCTGCCCTGCAGCTTTTCAGAAACCAACAACGCTGGAGTATCACCTAAGTCTGCATGGTAGTGCAGGGGTCTATGCCTGCCACTTCTGCAACTATGCAGCCAACAGCGCAGCCAATCTGAGCACACACATGCACCTTCACTACCGAGGTGCACTGAAGCAGAAACAACTGCCCAAGATGTTTCGCTGCGACAAATGTCCTGCATCATTTTCAAGGTACAGTCGCTTTGAAAGTCACCTTACCCTTCATGGACGCAATGAACGATTTCGTTGCTCACACTGTGACTACTCTGTCAAGTTTGCAGTAAATCTCACCAAACATCGTAAGCTCCATGAAGTCCTTGTGCCCAAGTCAAAGCAGCCGAAAGTAGAGCCTCCTGCACCACTTACAGTTTCAAGCTCTCCTCAGCCACCTGAAAATGGCTCTGAGCCAAGTACTGCTGTGCCTTTGTTAGACAGTACACCAACTGCTGCCACACCAGCAGTTGTTGAAGAAAAGCGTGTGTACATCTGCAGCAAATGCCCGTACGCATTCCATCGGAGTGAGACTGTTGTGAACCATGTTCAGCACCACGGTACTTCAGAAGGACTGTGCTGTACTTTTTGCGATTACCGGTCAACACACATGTCAACTATACGAGACCATACAAGGTGTCATTTTCAGCCAATGCATCGCTACAAGCCTCAGGCTTATATGAAATACGATTCGTTCGAGATTTGGAGTACTGCCAGTGATGGAACCAGGACACTGGTGTTTCGAGATCTTGGTGATGAAAAGTATTTCCCTAAACTTGATACCAGTGAGGATGACACATTATTGAGCCCTGCTTCCACACCAGCCTCCTCTGGATCGTGTTCAGCTTCAACGGCATCCAGCACACCTCAGCTACAATTGAATAAAGATCTCAAGCCTGCAGTTTTGAAGCCTGTCAAGCGTGAGACATGA